Part of the Methanobrevibacter arboriphilus JCM 13429 = DSM 1125 genome is shown below.
TTTATCAATAAATGTATCTGTCCGTGGGACATATGCTTCTGGTTGATAATAATCATAATAACTTACAAAATATTCAACTGCATTATCTGGGAAAAACTCTTTAAACTCTTCATAAAGCTGTGCAGCTAATGTTTTATTATGAGATATGACAAGAGTTGGTTTTTGGACTTCTTGAATAACATTTGCCATAGTAAATGTTTTTCCAGATCCAGTTACCCCAAGCAAAGTTTGCTCATGAAGACCCTTTTTAATTCCACTAGAAATTGATTTAATAGCTTTTGGTTGATCTCCTAATGGTTTATAATCTGATGATATTTTAAATTCTTTCATAATATCTCTTTTTTAAAAAATTGTTTATTATTCTAACAAATTATCTACAATATTAAACACTTTATAATAATGATCATCCTATAAAACAATAATTATAATAAAATCAATTCTTATAATACCAATATTTATAATAAAATCAATGATTATAATAATCAATACTTATAATAAAATTAATGATTATAATAATCATTTATATTATAATCATGCAGGTAATAATTTTACAAATTCTCCTGAAAATTGAGTAAAATCTTTTTTCTATTTCCTTTTTAATATAAAATATAATATATATAATCTTACTTAAATAAAATTATCATTTTTGAAACTATATTTAAAGTCTATTTTTAGAAATTATTGATATATAAATATAAAAGTAATATTTTATAATAATTAATAGTTATAAAAAATTAATACTAATACTTATATTAATTGTCATATTATAAAAAATTTATAATTTTCATAAAAATAATCATAAACAATATATCCATAATAAACAATATATCCATAAATTAAACATAATAAAGTAATAAAATTTTTAATTAAAAATAATAAAAATTAATCAAGGATAATAAGAATAAAAAAATAATAAAAATAATAAAAATAATAAAAATAAAAAATAATATTAAAAATAATTTTTTGTTTAATATACTATAATGGAATTAGGATGAAGATCTTAATTTACTTATTTTTTCTAAAACTCATTCCCATAATAGCTAATAAAACTATTAATACTGCTAAAATTGGTAAACCAGTGTTTTTCATTTTAGCTCCAGCATCATTCAAATCAGAAGATTGATTTTGACCATCTTTAGTTCTATTTGAATCTGATTCAGATGGTTTAACTGGGTTTACAGGTTTATCAGGACCTACAGGTTTATCAGGAGATTCATTTTTTGCCATATTGATTGTTAAAGAAATATTTTCATCATCTGATACTGCAATCATATCAAAAGTATTATTACTTGGATTTAGTAAGTAACTAATAACAGTATTTCTAATGTCTTTAGTAATAGAAGTCCCATTTGGTAAAATTACTGTAACTTCAAAATATGGTAATAAGCTTTGATCATTATCTATGTCCTTATTGGTAGTTAGTTTGTAAGTTAAATTAACTTTTTCATTAGTAAAATTCTTTGTTGCATTCATAGTAGTGTTAAAGTCATTTGCAGACAATTGAAGAACATACCAAGTATCTATTAAAACACCAGTATAATTAATCAATGGATTGTTAGTTCCCCACCAATTTAAATTTGCAATATTACTATGTACATTACCTGAAACAGATAAAGGATTTGTATTATTATAAATTCTATTATAATTAATATCTACATTTTTTATCTCAGAAACACCATTGAAAACAATTCCTATACCATTATTAATAATATTATTACTAGTTATGTTAGAATTACTTGAGAAATTCCATAAATAAATTCCACTATTACTATTATTAATAATTTGATTTCCTGAAACATTAGCAGCATTTCTAAGTAAGATACCATACATGTTATCAATAATACTATTATTTTTTATATTTATAATATCATTAGATCCATCAGTAACATAAACACCATAATAATTATTATTTAACTTATTATTAATTATAAGAGTATTATAGCTACCTTGTAAGAGTATCCCAGATAAGGCAGAATTTGAAATATTGTTTGAAGTAATTTTATTATTTGTGTTTACACCAAACTGACTTGAAAGCCAAATACCTCCACTACCAGAATTTAAAATATTGTTATTATTTATATTATTATTAGTAGAGTTCGTTACATATATTCCATAATAATCATTGTTAGAAATATTATTATTTTCTATAGTTACATTATTAGAACTACCATAAACAATACCATAAACATAATTCTCATTAATATTATTTTTAGAAACATTCACATTAGATGACTTAGAAATAGCAATTCCATCACCATTAGCTGAAGGTCCAGGATTTCTTCCATTCTTAGAAATATTATTATTTTTAATATTAATATTACTTGAATTCTTTATAACTAGTCCAGTTCCAGTATTATCTGTAATTGTATTTTTTTCTACATTTGATTTATCTGAATCCGATAAAACTGCACCATTTCCATATCCGGAAATTCTATTGTTGGTTATATTACCATTAGAATTATCAAAATATACACCAATAGAATTAGAATTAAAAGTAGCATTATTATTTAGTGTATTGTTTTCAACAATCGCATTTTCAGAGTTATTATATGCAATACCACTAGTATTTCTATTAATAGTATTATTAATGGTATTATTAAAAACTTTTGAGTTATTTGAATTGTTAAAACTAATAGCTGTAGAATAGTTATTAAAATTAATTCCAGAAATATTAACATTATTTGTATTATTTACAATAATAGCTGTTAGATTTGAATTACTAACAAAGTTTACTATACCATCAGAAAATATATTAACAGAATTTTTTACAACAAAACTTAAATTAGTATAAATTCCTTCAGAAAATATTACATTATCAAAATCTAATATATTAAAACCATGTACAATATTTCCATTGAAAAAATTAGTAATATCATTATTTGACCATTCTGTACTATTAATATTCACACTAGCAGCAGATACTGAATTGAAGCTTGAAACTGCAAAAATTAATAGAAAGAGTACGATTACAATATTTTTATAATTCATTTTAATTTATATTCACTCCCCAATTAATTCATATACACAATCCAATTATGTCATTAATTCATGCCAACATAATGTAGACCAACTAATTCATAATATTAAAATATTTATTATATTATTTATATTGAAAAATTATAATATTAGTATTATTAGTTCATGTATATGCTAATTATTAATTATAGGGCTAACGGTATATAAATGTTACTAACAACATGGGCCATTTTTACGTTTACAAAATAATATTTAAAAACAATCAAAATATCAATCCAACAATATTTTATTCTAATTAACTCAATATAATAATTTTAATTATTATGAATTATTATATTGAAACTAGATAACAAAAAATTAAAAATAAGATATTTCAAAATATGTATATACATAGGTATATTTAAATATATGTTTTTAATATTATTGTTTTAAGTATTTTACACAAGGATATTCCTGAAGGTATTAATAAGTTATAGTATAAATAAACACAATATAAAATATTAATAGTTTAATAAAATTACTTATAGTTTTAATAACTGATAAACATGAATAAAAAAAATAATTATTAAATATAAATAATATTATTAAAAGTAAATAATAACATCTATCAAAAGTTTTCATAAAGTAAGCTAAAAATAAATAAATCTTAAAAAATGATGAATTATGTCAACTAAAGTAAAATCACCAGAAGAACTTCCAAAAAAACCTGGAATATACATTATGAAGAATTCTGATGATAATATTATATATATAGGTAAATCAAAATCACTTAGAAATAGAGTTAAGTCTTATTTTAAAGATAAATATGATACACCAAAAACTAAAATACTAATGAGTCATTTTAGTAGTTTAGAATATATAATAACTGATAGTGAAAAAGAAGCACTTATATTAGAAGCTAATCTAATTAAAAAACATAGACCTAAATATAATATTAGGCTTAAGGATGATAAAAGGTATCCTTATGTTAAAATAACTAAGGAAGATTTTCCTCGCTTAAT
Proteins encoded:
- a CDS encoding right-handed parallel beta-helix repeat-containing protein, which translates into the protein MNYKNIVIVLFLLIFAVSSFNSVSAASVNINSTEWSNNDITNFFNGNIVHGFNILDFDNVIFSEGIYTNLSFVVKNSVNIFSDGIVNFVSNSNLTAIIVNNTNNVNISGINFNNYSTAISFNNSNNSKVFNNTINNTINRNTSGIAYNNSENAIVENNTLNNNATFNSNSIGVYFDNSNGNITNNRISGYGNGAVLSDSDKSNVEKNTITDNTGTGLVIKNSSNINIKNNNISKNGRNPGPSANGDGIAISKSSNVNVSKNNINENYVYGIVYGSSNNVTIENNNISNNDYYGIYVTNSTNNNINNNNILNSGSGGIWLSSQFGVNTNNKITSNNISNSALSGILLQGSYNTLIINNKLNNNYYGVYVTDGSNDIINIKNNSIIDNMYGILLRNAANVSGNQIINNSNSGIYLWNFSSNSNITSNNIINNGIGIVFNGVSEIKNVDINYNRIYNNTNPLSVSGNVHSNIANLNWWGTNNPLINYTGVLIDTWYVLQLSANDFNTTMNATKNFTNEKVNLTYKLTTNKDIDNDQSLLPYFEVTVILPNGTSITKDIRNTVISYLLNPSNNTFDMIAVSDDENISLTINMAKNESPDKPVGPDKPVNPVKPSESDSNRTKDGQNQSSDLNDAGAKMKNTGLPILAVLIVLLAIMGMSFRKNK